AAGTCTTCATTGTTTTGGCTAGGGACGTTATCTCCTCGACGGTCTCGCCTTTCATCCTCAGGGCTGTGAGGAAGGAGGCTATCTGGGCTTGGGTTGCTTCTCCCTCCATTATCTCCCTCATAGATTTCTCAGCCTCCTCCCAGGTCAGATTTTCTTTCTCGACGAGTTTGGCTATGGCCTCCCTTATCACTTCTTCAACCCTCCAGAAAGTTTCTCAACATTCTTCTGCCTTCGACGGTGAGGATTGATTCCGGATGGAATTGAACTCCCTCGATAGGATATTTTGAGTGGCGTACACCCATTATCTCCATATCTTCGACTGAGTATGCTGTGACTTTCAGAGTTTCAGGGATGGTTGATGGTTCGGCTACTAGGGAGTGGTATCTGGTTGCCTGGATTGGGTTTGGGAGGCCCTCGAATATCCCTTCCCCGTCATGTCTTATCAGGCTGGTCTTTCCATGCATCAGCCTCTGGGCCTTGACTATTCTTCCTCCGAACATGTGTATGATGCCTTGGTGGCCCAGGCAGACACCTAGGGTCGGGGTCTCAAAGCTCAGTCCCCTCATGACCTCTAAACAGTTCCCGAAGAAACGTCTATCTGATGGTGTTCCAGGTCCTGGTGAGATTACTATTCTGTCAGGCGCTATCCTCTTAGCCTTCTTTAGGTTAACCTCATCGCTTCTTACTACTATTGGTTCCCCTCCCAACTCGCCGATATACTGGGCTATATTGTATACGAATGAGTCGTAGTTGTCTATGATCAGTATCCTCAAACTTCTTCACCTGCCTTGGCCAAGGCTTTCATTAGGGCTGCAGCCTTATGTTCAGTCTCAAACCATTCTCTCTCAGGGTCTGAGTCTGCGACTATTCCTGCGCCGACCTGAATCGCAGCTTCATCCTTGTTCGCC
The DNA window shown above is from Candidatus Bathyarchaeota archaeon and carries:
- a CDS encoding aminodeoxychorismate/anthranilate synthase component II, whose product is MRILIIDNYDSFVYNIAQYIGELGGEPIVVRSDEVNLKKAKRIAPDRIVISPGPGTPSDRRFFGNCLEVMRGLSFETPTLGVCLGHQGIIHMFGGRIVKAQRLMHGKTSLIRHDGEGIFEGLPNPIQATRYHSLVAEPSTIPETLKVTAYSVEDMEIMGVRHSKYPIEGVQFHPESILTVEGRRMLRNFLEG